Proteins from one Homalodisca vitripennis isolate AUS2020 chromosome 3, UT_GWSS_2.1, whole genome shotgun sequence genomic window:
- the LOC124357926 gene encoding heat shock protein 75 kDa, mitochondrial isoform X2 yields MALHSRFILRFRENKIANLYRSIYSLTSTDSQSHKLQARNSPAYNLLRTHDPHFVSSAKFFLSTKAEAETVDNDERSVNRDTEKPKGEGEKLEFQAETRMLLDIVAKSLYSEKEVFIRELISNASDALEKLRYLSLSEGAGIDSLGNTEIRIFTDKQNRTFIIQDTGVGMTKEELISNLGTIARSGSKAFLEQLKSKGGAEQAGTVIGQFGVGFYSAFMVADKVEVYTQSHVPGSPGYCWTSDGSGTYEIKEADGVSRGTKIILHLKTESREFSDEQTVKDVIQKYSNFVGSPIYVNGTQINTIQPLWVMDPKQVTPEMYTEFYRFVGNTYDSPRFVLHYKTDVPLSVQALLFFPEGKPGLFEMSREMDVGVALYTRRVLIKSRADNILPKWLRFVKGVVDSEDIPLNLSRELLQNSPLIRKLRTVITNRILRFLQDKANKNKEEFDKFYKDYGIFFKEGIATSSEQLEKEEIAKLLRFESSTHPAGTTVSLPEYCSRLQTSQRDIYYLCAPSRSLAESSPYLEGLRRKDVEVLFCYEGHDELVLMQLRSFDKFQLTSVEKEMRQDKEAEDLADLGSDSLSKTEVDNLVRWISTALKPKVHGVKVNKRLESHPCVVTVEEMAAARHFLKTQAHQMDDDMRYSLLQPRLEINLR; encoded by the exons cCCACGATCCTCACTTTGTGTCAAGTGCAAAGTTCTTCTTAAGTACAAAAGCTGAAGCTGAAACTGTTGACAACGATGAGCGATCCGTTAACCGAGATACTGAAAAACCTAAAG GGGAAGGTGAGAAGTTGGAATTCCAAGCAGAAACTCGCATGTTACTTGATATTGTGGCAAAGTCTTTATATTCAGAAAAGGAG GTATTCATCAGAGAGCTGATCTCGAATGCGAGCGATGCGCTGGAGAAGCTCAGGTACCTCAGTTTGTCCGAGGGTGCTGGTATAGACTCTCTGGGCAACACTGAGATCCGGATCTTCACAGACAAGCAGAACCGGACTTTCATTATCCAG GACACAGGGGTCGGCATGACTAAAGAAGAACTCATCTCTAACCTAGGTACAATAGCACGGTCTGGATCCAAA GCCTTTCTGGAGCAGCTGAAGAGCAAGGGTGGTGCAGAGCAGGCAGGCACCGTGATCGGTCAGTTCGGGGTGGGATTCTACAGTGCCTTCATGGTGGCAGACAAGGTGGAGGTGTACACTCAGTCTCACGTACCAGGCAGCCCTGGGTACTGCTGGACATCTGATGG GTCGGGTACTTATGAGATCAAAGAGGCGGATGGAGTGAGCAGAGGCACAAAGATCATCCTCCATCTCAAGACAGAGAGCCGAGAGTTTAGCGATGAGCAGACAGTCAAGGACGTCATCCAGAAGTACAGCAACTTCGTGGGCAGTCCGATATATGTCAATGGCACTCAAATCAACACCATCCAG CCACTGTGGGTGATGGATCCCAAACAAGTGACCCCAGAGATGTACACAGAGTTCTACAGGTTTGTGGGCAACACTTACGATAGTCCCCGCTTCGTCCTACACTACAAGACTGATGTCCCTCTTTCTGTCCAAGCCCTCCTGTTCTTCCCTGAAGGGAAACCTG GACTGTTTGAGATGAGCCGAGAGATGGACGTGGGTGTGGCTCTCTACACACGCAGAGTCCTCATCAAGAGTAGGGCTGACAACATACTACCCAAATGGCTTAGATTTGTCAAAG GGGTGGTGGACTCTGAAGACATTCCACTAAACTTGAGCAGAGAACTTCTACAGAACTCTCCACTCATCAG GAAGCTAAGGACAGTAATCACCAACAGAATCTTACGTTTCCTGCAGGACAAAGCCAACAAGAACAAGGAAGAGTTTGACAAGTTCTACAAGGACTACGGGATCTTCTTTAAGGAAGGAATTGCAACCAGTTCCGAACAGTTGGAGAAA GAAGAGATAGCCAAGCTACTGAGGTTTGAATCATCGACACATCCTGCGGGGACCACAGTGAGTCTGCCGGAGTACTGCAGCCGCCTGCAGACATCTCAGCGCGACATCTACTACCTCTGCGCTCCCAG CCGATCACTGGCAGAGAGTTCGCCGTACCTAGAGGGTCTACGGAGGAAGGATGTGGAAGTTCTGTTTTGTTACGAGGGTCATGACGAACTGGTCCTCATGCAGTTGAGATCCTTTGACAAGTTCCAGCTTACCTCGGTTGAGAAAGAGATGAGGCAGGACAAGGAGGCAGAGGACCTCGCTGACCTCG GTAGCGACAGTCTTTCCAAGACCGAAGTAGACAATCTGGTACGGTGGATAAGCACTGCTCTGAAACCTAAAGTCCATGGAGTAAAGGTGAACAAGAGACTTGAATCACATCCCTGTGTGGTGACAGTGGAGGAGATGGCAGCAGCAAGGCACTTCCTCAAGACCCAG GCCCACCAGATGGATGATGATATGCGTTACTCACTATTGCAACCCAGATTAGAGATCAATCTCAGGTAA